TTGAATATAGTGTAGGTAATCTTCCAGTAAACTCAATTCCAAAAGCAAAAGTTCTTCGAAAGACAGAAGGAATGCTTAAGGCAATAATTTCACAAGATGGAACAATTTTAGGTGTAGAGCTCTTTTGTGTAGATTCTCCAGAAATAATCAATCTGATTAAACTGGCAATGGATTATCAGTTAAAAGCTGAGGTAATCGGAGATTTCATATTCACACATCCAACAATCTCAGAGAGCCTAAATGATCTATTTTCAATATGATGTGAGATGTAATGAGTAGATTAATCTTTAAGAAAATAAATGTAGTTTTTGTTGATAAAAATAAATATTTTTGAATAAATCTTAATTTAAAGTTAGGTTCAAAGCCTATAGAAGTAGATGATTAATAAATTTTAGTGTATGTTGCTAATAATGATTTCGTATTCTCACTATTAATCCTGTTGACAATATTATTTTAGTGGATGTTAGTTCAATAGAGGCGGTGGGGGTATCTTATCAATGCTGAAAAAAAAAAAAAAATGGGGGAATTAAAATTTTCACTATTTTTTAATTTTTGTCTCTTATATACATCTGAAGCTGCCGACGAAGGCTTTGGTGTAGATCTTTGCTGTCCTCCTGTCTTTTTAAAAAAAAAAACAACCCCTGCCGTCGTTCCGCCTCCTTGTGTCTCAGTTTTAACCTTAAATGTTTTCTTATTGAATTTTAAAGTAACTTTTTTATATTTCAAATATTTATTATTTACTTTTTTCAATGAAATTCTAATTTTAATTGATTTTGCAGACTTTTTCACATTTAAGTTCTTAGCATATATAACACTTTTAACAGTTATTTTTTTAGCTATTCTAATACTTCCATAACTTACTACAACAGCATATACTTTGGGAACTAAAGATAATTTAATAGAAGCATATCCATTACGATCAGTTACAGCATTATAAGGTTTTTTGTTAATATATATGATAATTTTTTTTCCAATCAGAGGCATTGAACCTTGAGTTAATCTAACTTTAAACTCTGCATCACTGCTATAAAAGATAGTTAAATCATTAGCAGATAAAATTATTTTTGGAACAATAACAGTAATCATCTTACTGGAACTATTATATATCTCATCGCCAGAATAAGATACAAAAACCTGATAACTATTTGGAACTAAATTTTTAACAACAATACTTGCATGACCATTTATTAATTTGGAATTATAAGTATGATTGTTAATTGTTACACTTAAATTTCCACTAGCATTTGCTAAGTCTAAACTAAATGTTGAATTACCATCAAATTTAATTAAATCACCAATATCAACTGCAGATCTAACAACAAATCTAACAGGAACAGTTTTTTGATTAAATCTCATATCACCGCTATAAGTTACATTTAACTTATAAATCCCCGGTCTTAAATTAGATATTACTTTAGTAATTTTGCCATCAATTATAACTTCGTTGTAGTTAACCCCATTTAATGTAAATAAAACATTACCGGTAGTTTGATTATCTAAAGTAATGCTGAGTATTGCATTATTGCCTTGGGCAATATTAACTGAAACATTTAATTTAGAATCTTTTAAATTAGCATAGGTTAATGCAATAGCTTTATTGTCACTGGAGGTTATGTATATTAAACCATTTTTATCCATTATTGGATTGCCGGTTAAATTATATCCTAAATAGGATTTATATAAAATATTTCCATTAGAATTCATGGCATAAAATACTTTATTTGAAGCAAAGTATAATGTTCCATCACTACCAATTAAAATACCTGATGTAATTTTCAAATCAGAAATTTTACTTTCTTTACCAGTAGTCAGGTTATAATTATATAATGTCCCTTTAGAATTAACATGATACAACCCATGTTCATTATCCAATACTAAATGATTTCCAACACCATTTGTGACCTTTGTTTTCCAGAGTTGAGCACCGGAACTTTTAAATGCAACGATACTGTCTCCCAAAACACAATAAACAATATTGTCATTGCTGATTACTGGGCGAACATTCATAAAATTACCAGATTTAATGGCATTTATTTTAAGAGTTTTTGCATTGATGATTGTAAATCTATTTTCCGCTAAAACAACAATAATCTCATTACTGACAGTAGGGCTAGCTAATGGTTTTGAATTTCCTATGCTGATTAAAGTTGGTTCTCCACCATTTTCCCACATTTTATATGGAACAATTACTAGTTTATAATCATTAGAACCAGTTTGATATTCACTTACAATATATAAATTCGCGTTTGAATCAATGATTGGAGCAAATAAACTGGATCCCTGATAAATATTGGAGTTTCCGTATTTTTCACCACTGCTTTGGTTTATAAAGTATAATGTATCACCAGATTTTGGTGTGATAATCACATCACGTCCAATAGCAACACCTGAAAAATTACCTATTACATAATTATTTGAATAACACCATAATTCTGTAGTTCTGTTAAATGAGTAAATTTTAGATGCCGTTACTACATAGAGATTACCTTCACTGTCAATTGCAAGATCTCCAATAATTGTATCATTAATTGGAATAACAAATGCTACCTCACCATTAGTTGTAGATTCATGTGAGGATTGACCATTGTTTTGAGGGTTTCCACCTTCACCCGCCCATTGAGGTGTTGGATATTCTAAAACACTAAATGAAGTAGATTTGGAAACTGTATTATAATTATTACCATTATAAATGGCAACATATTCATAATCTCCAATTGCTAAATCTGGAATTATATATGTAATTTCACCAGAATATGGAATATTAATTACTTTTCCATCAATTGTAAAATTACCTTTGATCTTTGGAGGAACTTTAATAATAATTTCTGCGTTCTGACCAATTTTGACATTAATAGATGTAATATTAAATGTTAAATCTGCTTTATTAATTGTAAAAGTATTACTTTTAGTTAAGTTAAAGTAGGTGTTGTCCCCAGTGTAGAAAACATCAATGTTTTTGTTAACTCCTGCTTCTAAACCGTAAATTAAAACCTGAGCAATACCTCCAACAACGCTTGAAGTGTTAGATACTCCATCAATACTGACAGTTACATTACCTGTTGCATCATTATTTAAAACTATGTTGATAATGGCAACATCTCCATATGTAATGTTTTCTGCATTAATGTTCATTGTTGCATTTAAATTGTCAACTTCGATTAATCTAGAAACTTGGCTTGGGAAATATTTATCATCACCGTTATAAACAGCTTTGATTAAATAATCACCTCTTGGAACTTTTACCATAGTATAATTTGCAAAGGAATTATTCAATATTAATATTTGCTCATTCCCATTGATTGAAAGAGTAATATTGCCAGTTGCACTATTTGTAGTTGTAATTGTTAAATTAATATCTTCCCCTACTTCAATAGCACTAATATTTAGTGTAGTTGTTGACTCATATCTTTTTACTTTAACAGAAGAGCTAACTTCTTCTGACACATACTTTTTATCACCAGAATAACTAACTACCACATTATAAGTATTGGCTTTTAAGTTACTAAATGTAAATAAGACAATGCTTGAATTGATAACTTTGTTTTGAGAAATGTCTCCGACGGTAACAGTAATATTGCCAGTAACATCTTTTGGAAGATGAACTTGAACTGATAGATCATCACCGTACATAATATCATTGGTAGTTAAAGATATGTTTGGATTTGATTTTAAAAATTCAAATGATACATTAGTTTTAAAACCATTATATTCAGCAATTAAAACACCATCACCAAAAGCAGTTAATGTGTAAATTACATTAGAATTAACATATGTTGTGTTTTTATCAGATGTGCCATTTAAAGTAAGAATATTTAAAATAATCTCTGGTAAATTATTATATTTTGTAGAATTATTTAAATAAAAAGCAAAGTAAATTGTTGATGCATGATTATTTTCCAAGGCATAAGCACTTGCTGTTGCATTTAAAGTTATATGATTATTGATGTTTAAATCAGGTAAAGCATTACCCCACCAATTATAATCTAAGCTAATATTATTTGTATTTCCTTCAATGATTTTAGAATTATTTAGTAGAATAGAATTCTTAATAGATGCAAATCCATTATTGTAAATGAGAACTCCATCATTATTTATGAAAATTGATTTTGAAATATCGCTGTGTTTTCCATTAACGATTTTGTCTGCATGATTATCTTTAAAAATACAGTTATTAACAACTAAATTACCATTTGCCTGATTAATAAAAGTGTTAACATTTAAATTATTAATATTCATGTTTTTTAAGGTGAATTTATTTGTATTAACAATAAATGAAGTAGAATTAGTTAATGTTGCATTACCTTCACCTTTAATTGTTACTTCATAATCAATATTTATGTTATCTTCACTGTAATTACCATCTAGAAGAATAATATTTTGACAATTACTTGCAAGTTCTAATGCTTTTTTAATTGTACTTACTGGTGTATCTCTTGACAATCCATTATTATTGTCGTTACCTAAGGTTTTAGAGACAAAAATATAATCACGGGTGCTGACAATAGTAACATTATTAGATAATCTGTTGGATATTGTAGGAATCACATAAACGTTACAGATATCATAATCACCAAAATCAACCGTGAAAATAGTTGAATTTACCGTTTTAACATATTTATTATTCATATAAACATCAAATAATGTCTTATTCAGAATATCCTTATCATAACGGTTAGGAGTGGCTAAACTTATATTAATTTGTAAAGTGGCTTGTTCTTTACCTTCGCTTAACTTAGTAAGATTCAAAGTAGAAAATACAATGGAATTACCATAATAATAATTGTTAGAAATATTTAATATGGTGTTTTTTACTCTAACATTTAACACATCACCATGTTTAGTGTGGTTAATAAAAGAATTGTTTACAATAATAATGTCTGGAGATCCATATAACTCCACATCAAAAGCAGATATTGCAGTACCATAAGCAGCAGAATTAGCAATAAATGTAGTATTTAATACAGTGAGTGAACCAGCATCCATTAAAGCAATAGCTCCACCAAATCCCAAATCATTAGATAATGGGTCTGTTGACCAACAATTGTTGGCATTTTTCTTAAATAATGAATTTTCAATATAAATGTGTGGTTCACTAATATATTTACATGCACCTATTGCACCACCACCTGAATTTGTAGTACAATTATTACCTACAAAAGTAGAATTATAAATTTGTAAGTAACCATATGTGTATAATGCACCACCATTCCAACCAGCTACGTTATCTGTGAAATTGGAATTATAAATTGTTGTGTTTCCACCACCATGAGTATGTATTGCTCCAGCCCACCAATAAGACCTATTTTTAAAAAATGTAGTATTATAAACAGTCAACTTACCACAATTATTAATACAACCTGGTTCGGTTCTTGCATAATTATTTTCAAAATAACAATTACGGACAGTCATATTTGTAGATTTCACACTATTTGGATCATAAATACCAATAACTCCATAACCACTAGTACAATTTACAAAACTACAATTATCTATAATTGCCTGTCCTTTTTTGAGATGAACAATAGTGGCATGACCCCAGTTTGCATTTATATCATGAAAATAACAATTTTTAATAACATTTGTTAATTTACCTCCCATTTGAATAAAAATAGCATCAGGTTGGAAATATGAATATATCCATTTAAATGTTATATTATCTAATGTTAAACTTTTACGAACATCATTTTCTACAATAATTGCAACATATTCAATTTGAGTTGGATTAGATGAAGAATCTCCAAAGTATGAACCCTCACTTCCAATAATTTTCACATTATTTTTAATTTTTATTTGATAATTGGGATTACTTGGATCAGTTGGGTAAAAATTTGTATTTTCTTTTAGTTTTAAAACATAGTTTTTATCATTTAAAGAACAATAATATTGTAATTCATCCCAATTATTAACTACAATAATATCATTAGTGCCTCTAGTTTGTTCATTGGGAGAGGCTTTGAGTACATTATTATCATTTAAATTATTTTTGTCTAAATCAACAGTATCATTAACTGTTTCTATTGGAGAGTCAAAATCTGTTGATGTAATATTAGTATCTTCAATTTCATTTGCAGAAACATTACTTAAAACTAAAATCAGCGCAAAGAAAATTAAGATGAAAAAAAGTTTTTTATTCAAAAAAATCACATCCTCAACATTTTTTATAAAAAAAATATTGGAAGAGTATTTTCTACTCTTCTTTTTATTTAACATTTATTTTGATTGTTTTGTTGCTTTCTTTGTATGTTTTGTCTCCTTTGAATTTAATTTTTGCTGTATATTGTCCTTTTTTGTTCAGTTGGATTTTAAATGTTGCTGTCCCTCTTTTGTTTATTTCTGCTTTGTAGGTTTTACCTTTGATGGTTAGTGTTATTTTTTTGCCCGCTTTGAGGTAAGTTTTACCATCAATTGGATTTTTAACCGTGTTTAAAGTGACTGTTATTTTTTTAGTTTTTGTTTTAACTTTAAATATTTTGTTGGTTGCTTTGATTGTGGTTGTTTTTTTGTTTAGTGTTATTTTGGAAAATTTCACAGGTGCAGCATTGTAGTTGTTGTCTCCTGAGAAGGATATTATGCATATGTATTTGTTAGCATTTGCTAAGTTGATTTGTATGCTTGCTTTACCGTTGTTATCAGTTTTTATGTTGTATATTACATTGTTTATAACAATTTGGACGATTTTATTTGCTATTGGATTGCCATTAACATCTTTTAATATTGCATAAAAGATTGCTCCACGTTCACCGGCATAGTAATCATTAGCAAGACCAACAAATTCAGATCCAACATCCACTAAAGCATCTGCCTTTTTAATAGTTAAATTAATGTTTTCGCTTGTTTGTATGTAATTACCATTAACAAGAGTGGTTAATTCAACAATATATTTGCCAGAATCTAAAGTGTTAATTACAACTTCAGAAGGATTTCCAATTGTTTTTAAAACTTCAACACCATCTTTTAAGACTCTAACACTAACACCAGTGGCATTAACTGTATTAACTGGAATTACAATGTTTTGACCGTAAATAAATTCCATATCCTCAGCACTTATTGATGAAGTGCTTTTCTCAACATTAACATTATCAATTTTTTCATTTGAAGTGTATTTATCAGATCCGCTGTATGAAATATTAACTGGATAATTAGTAGCATTTAAATTACTAAAACTAACAACTATGGTTTGATTTGCATCTAAAACCCTTGTTTCATTACCAAATTTAATTGTAACTGTACCCACCACATCTTCTGGAAGTTCAATAGATATAACTGCATTTTCACCAACAACAACACTGCTAGGAATAATGGTGTTGAAAACATAATCACTAATTTTAGAAACGGTTAAAGTAGTAGTATTAAACCCATGAACTCCCATACCATTTAAGGTAACATTAACAGTATAGATTCCTTCTTTTAAAATATCTGGGATAATATAAGCAAATGAACTGGAATTATTAACAGTTAAATTG
This window of the Methanobrevibacter sp. V74 genome carries:
- a CDS encoding Ig-like domain repeat protein; this translates as MNKKLFFILIFFALILVLSNVSANEIEDTNITSTDFDSPIETVNDTVDLDKNNLNDNNVLKASPNEQTRGTNDIIVVNNWDELQYYCSLNDKNYVLKLKENTNFYPTDPSNPNYQIKIKNNVKIIGSEGSYFGDSSSNPTQIEYVAIIVENDVRKSLTLDNITFKWIYSYFQPDAIFIQMGGKLTNVIKNCYFHDINANWGHATIVHLKKGQAIIDNCSFVNCTSGYGVIGIYDPNSVKSTNMTVRNCYFENNYARTEPGCINNCGKLTVYNTTFFKNRSYWWAGAIHTHGGGNTTIYNSNFTDNVAGWNGGALYTYGYLQIYNSTFVGNNCTTNSGGGAIGACKYISEPHIYIENSLFKKNANNCWSTDPLSNDLGFGGAIALMDAGSLTVLNTTFIANSAAYGTAISAFDVELYGSPDIIIVNNSFINHTKHGDVLNVRVKNTILNISNNYYYGNSIVFSTLNLTKLSEGKEQATLQINISLATPNRYDKDILNKTLFDVYMNNKYVKTVNSTIFTVDFGDYDICNVYVIPTISNRLSNNVTIVSTRDYIFVSKTLGNDNNNGLSRDTPVSTIKKALELASNCQNIILLDGNYSEDNINIDYEVTIKGEGNATLTNSTSFIVNTNKFTLKNMNINNLNVNTFINQANGNLVVNNCIFKDNHADKIVNGKHSDISKSIFINNDGVLIYNNGFASIKNSILLNNSKIIEGNTNNISLDYNWWGNALPDLNINNHITLNATASAYALENNHASTIYFAFYLNNSTKYNNLPEIILNILTLNGTSDKNTTYVNSNVIYTLTAFGDGVLIAEYNGFKTNVSFEFLKSNPNISLTTNDIMYGDDLSVQVHLPKDVTGNITVTVGDISQNKVINSSIVLFTFSNLKANTYNVVVSYSGDKKYVSEEVSSSVKVKRYESTTTLNISAIEVGEDINLTITTTNSATGNITLSINGNEQILILNNSFANYTMVKVPRGDYLIKAVYNGDDKYFPSQVSRLIEVDNLNATMNINAENITYGDVAIINIVLNNDATGNVTVSIDGVSNTSSVVGGIAQVLIYGLEAGVNKNIDVFYTGDNTYFNLTKSNTFTINKADLTFNITSINVKIGQNAEIIIKVPPKIKGNFTIDGKVINIPYSGEITYIIPDLAIGDYEYVAIYNGNNYNTVSKSTSFSVLEYPTPQWAGEGGNPQNNGQSSHESTTNGEVAFVIPINDTIIGDLAIDSEGNLYVVTASKIYSFNRTTELWCYSNNYVIGNFSGVAIGRDVIITPKSGDTLYFINQSSGEKYGNSNIYQGSSLFAPIIDSNANLYIVSEYQTGSNDYKLVIVPYKMWENGGEPTLISIGNSKPLASPTVSNEIIVVLAENRFTIINAKTLKINAIKSGNFMNVRPVISNDNIVYCVLGDSIVAFKSSGAQLWKTKVTNGVGNHLVLDNEHGLYHVNSKGTLYNYNLTTGKESKISDLKITSGILIGSDGTLYFASNKVFYAMNSNGNILYKSYLGYNLTGNPIMDKNGLIYITSSDNKAIALTYANLKDSKLNVSVNIAQGNNAILSITLDNQTTGNVLFTLNGVNYNEVIIDGKITKVISNLRPGIYKLNVTYSGDMRFNQKTVPVRFVVRSAVDIGDLIKFDGNSTFSLDLANASGNLSVTINNHTYNSKLINGHASIVVKNLVPNSYQVFVSYSGDEIYNSSSKMITVIVPKIILSANDLTIFYSSDAEFKVRLTQGSMPLIGKKIIIYINKKPYNAVTDRNGYASIKLSLVPKVYAVVVSYGSIRIAKKITVKSVIYAKNLNVKKSAKSIKIRISLKKVNNKYLKYKKVTLKFNKKTFKVKTETQGGGTTAGVVFFFKKTGGQQRSTPKPSSAASDVYKRQKLKNSENFNSPIFFFFSALIRYPHRLY